From one Gossypium hirsutum isolate 1008001.06 chromosome D08, Gossypium_hirsutum_v2.1, whole genome shotgun sequence genomic stretch:
- the LOC121220055 gene encoding asparagine--tRNA ligase, cytoplasmic 2 produces the protein MPDEPDAGIWSSLLSSCKTFNALDIGAKVTDKTFETKLRWGVPLTAEHLSYLADDHYKRPVIIYDYPKAVKPFYVRLNDDGKTVAAFDMVVPKMGTVITGSQSEERLDMLSARMKEFDLSRDQYEWYQDLRKHGTVKHSGFRLGFDLMVLLMTGLTDVRDVVPFPRTHGKANN, from the exons ATGCCTGATGAACCAGATGCTGGAATCTGGAGTTCATTACTCAGTTCCTGTAAAACTTTTAATGCACTGGATATTGGAGCTAAA GTGACAGATAAGACTTTCGAAACAAAACTTCGATGGGGAGTCCCTTTAACAGCTGAACATCTAAG CTACTTGGCTGATGATCACTATAAGAGACCTGTGATTATTTATGATTATCCAAAAGCAGTTAAGCCATTTTATGTACGCTTGAATGATGATGGAAAAACAGTGGCCGCTTTTGATATGGTTGTACCCAAG ATGGGAACAGTGATTACGGGTAGCCAAAGTGAAGAGCGGCTTGACATGCTAAGTGCAAG AATGAAGGAATTTGACTTGTCAAGAGATCAGTACGAATGGTACCAAGATCTTCGCAAGCATGGAACAGTCAAGCACTCTGGGTTTAGACTAGGGTTCGATCTTATGGTTCTTCTTATGACTGGCCTCACTGATGTCAGAGATGTAGTTCCTTTTCCCCGAACTCATGGCAAAGCCAACAACTAA
- the LOC107926228 gene encoding uncharacterized protein, with protein MGFKIFVVAMMVGFIAAAQISLASTVPAFLWAPGFSSVESKESVNYQIMSPKDLANSVLSQGGWSDLLCSERKNERPVDLAVVFVGRELHSSDVAGNKHADPALLNLLKDSFTKTNFSMAFPYVATSEEETMENLLVSSFKEACGHGLGVANVAFLESCSIEGGDFQKLANLHSVHDHLVSRMEKRTKGETDLVVLCHGGFQSLKELDQPFPESEILTEVMSSVEQSGAKYAALYVSDPFKSIHYPGYRELERFLADDTAKNGSASPKVCDEVCKLKSSLLEGVLVGIVLLLILVSGLCCMMGIDTPTRFEAPQEN; from the exons ATGGGTTTCAAGATATTTGTGGTGGCGATGATGGTGGGTTTCATCGCAGCGGCTCAGATTTCATTAGCATCCACCGTGCCTGCTTTTCTATGGGCTCctgg TTTCTCTAGCGTTGAATCGAAGGAATCTGTAAATTATCAGATCATGTCTCCAAAGGATCTAGCTAACTCTGTTCTTTCTCAAGGGGGATGGTCTGACTTACTG TGCTCCGAGAGGAAAAATGAGCGCCCTGTTGATCTCGCCGTTGTTTTTGTTGGTAGAGAG TTGCACTCTTCAGATGTTGCAGGGAACAAACATGCAGATCCGGCTCTTTTGAACTTGCTTAAG GACTCTTTTACCAAGACCAACTTCTCAATGGCGTTTCCATATGTAGCTACTTCTGAGGAGGAAACAATGGAGAATTTGTTGGTTTCAAGTTTTAAGGAAGCCTGTGGGCACGGTTTGGGAGTTGCTAATGTTGCATTTTTGGAATCGTGCTCTATAGAGGGTGGAGATTTCCAGAAACTTGCAAACTTGCATTCGGTCCAT GATCATCTAGTTTCGAGGATGGAAAAGAGAACAAAGGGGGAGACTGATCTGGTTGTCCTATGCCATGGAGGCTTTCAGTCTCTGAAAGAGCTTGACCAACCATTCCCAGAGA GTGAGATTTTGACTGAAGTCATGAGTTCTGTGGAGCAATCTGGGGCAAAATATGCAGCCCTTTATGTTTCCGATCCCTTTAAGTCCATCCACTATCCCGGTTATAGAGAGCTCGAAAGGTTTCTTGCTGATGATACTGCAAAGAATGGTTCAGCCAGTCCCAAAGTCTGCGATGAGGTTTGCAAGCTAAAATCATCACTCCTTGAGGGAGTTTTAGTT GGAATTGTGTTGCTTTTAATCTTAGTATCAGGCCTTTGCTGCATGATGGGCATTGATACTCCAACAAGATTCGAGGCACCCCAAGAAAATTGA
- the LOC121220171 gene encoding protein sym-1, whose amino-acid sequence MALNSAILTRKFPHLCHFTGFSSQNACLPAGGTRSPIRESKDGSYPCLSSSNHRAVFKDWGARKTGAGQLGLDYSRVSAVSDGGSGGNGGFGGSGDGNSGGKGDGTGNNGGESGWSLLSWYLALLAKHPVLTKAVTSALLTCVGDLICQLAIDHAPSLDVKRTFLFTLLGLVLVGPTLHFWYLCLSNLVKLPGASGAILRLLLDQFMFSPIFIGVFLSTLVTLEGKPSQVIPKLRQEWFSAVIANWQLWIPFQFLNFRFIPQQFQVLAANFIALVWNVILSFKAHKEILTK is encoded by the exons ATGGCTCTAAATTCCGCTATACTTACCCGTAAATTCCCTCACTTGTGCCATTTTACGGGTTTTTCTTCCCAAAACGCGTGCCTTCCTGCAGGTGGTACTAGGTCCCCCATTAGAGAGTCCAAAGACGGTTCCTATCCATGTCTTTCGAGTTCGAACCATCGAGCTGTTTTTAAGGACTGGGGTGCTCGCAAAACGGGAGCTGGGCAGTTGGGTTTGGATTATTCACGTGTGTCAGCAGTTTCGGACGGTGGGTCCGGTGGAAACGGTGGGTTTGGAGGTTCCGGTGATGGAAATTCTGGTGGCAAAGGTGATGGGACTGGTAATAATGGAGGAGAAAGTGGTTGGTCCTTGCTTTCATG GTATTTGGCTCTTCTAGCAAAACATCCCGTGTTGACAAAAGCAGTGACATCTGCACTTTTGACTTGTGTTGGAGATTTGATTTGCCAA CTTGCAATTGATCATGCGCCATCCCTAGACGTGAAAAGGACATTTCTGTTTACACTATTGGGTTTGGTGTTAGTTGGTCCTACATTGCACTTCTG GTATTTATGTCTAAGTAACTTGGTAAAATTGCCTGGAGCATCAGGTGCTATCTTGCGGCTTTTACTGGATCAG TTTATGTTTTCTCCTATCTTTATCGGAGTTTTCTTATCCACGTTGGTGACACTAGAAGGAAAGCCGTCGCAAGTTATACCCAAACTTCGACAG GAATGGTTTTCTGCTGTTATTGCAAATTGGCAGCTATGGATACCTTTCCAATTTCTCAACTTTCGGTTCATCCCGCAACAGTTCCAG GTCCTTGCTGCAAATTTTATTGCTTTGGTTTGGAATGTGATTCTCTCATTTAAAGCTCACAAAGAGATATTAACCAAGTAA
- the LOC107926320 gene encoding uncharacterized protein, translating into MMICCCSQNLRDAFQACLRDYDKLLYVAVILIYIQIGCALTGSLGALYNGVLLANLGIALFALVAIESGSQSLGRAYAVLLFCAILLDISWFILFSHDIWNMSKETDGGEEGESRGMLFIFSVRLTLAMEMVGLFVRLWSSLLWIQIYRLGVSNVGNPSDLRDPDFDLKNGFLSPSTPSNPLLRQCSHNESDDALGGAIYDPAYYYSLFEDRQQCNRNSFTGHNNGVGGSGSASGAETSLLKPSPVRTHLGIDEENGTKLPQTV; encoded by the exons ATGATGATTTGTTGTTGCTCTCAGAATCTGAGAGATGCGTTTCAAGCTTGTCTTCGTGATTATGATAAGCTTCTTTATGTTGCCGTCATCCTCATTTACATCCAA ATTGGGTGTGCCTTAACCGGATCCCTCGGCGCATTGTACAACGGTGTGTTATTGGCCAATTTGGGCATCGCCTTGTTTGCTTTGGTTGCCATCGAGAGTGGTAGTCAAAGCTTGGGCCGAGCTTATGCCGTTTTACTCTTTTGCGCCATTTTGCTTGACATTTCATGGTTTATCCTCTTTTCCCATGATATTTGGAACATGTCGAAAGAGACCGACGGCGGCGAAGAAGGGGAGAGCcgtggaatgttgtttattttctCGGTCAGGTTAACACTTGCAATGGAGATGGTGGGGCTTTTCGTGAGATTATGGTCGTCTCTTTTATGGATTCAAATATATAGACTTGGGGTTTCAAATGTAGGCAATCCTTCTGATCTAAGAGACCCTGATTTTGATTTGAAGAATGGTTTTCTAAGCCCTTCAACCCCTTCCAATCCCTTACTTAGACAGTGCTCTCATAATGAATCTGATGATGCTTTAGGAGGTGCCATTTATGATCCTGCTTATTACTATTCTCTCTTTGAAGATCGTCAGCAATGTAATCGAAATTCTTTTACG GGTCATAATAATGGTGTTGGTGGAAGTGGATCTGCTTCAGGTGCCGAAACTTCTCTGCTAAAGCCATCACCTGTTAGGACTCATCTGGGTATTGAT GAGGAGAATGGTACAAAGTTGCCTCAAACTGTTTGA
- the LOC107926288 gene encoding glucosidase 2 subunit beta translates to MRSYSIFILLLFCIASFIRSSSSSAPKHPFLGISPQDEDYYKSSDSIKCKDGSKKFTKSQLNDDFCDCPDGTDEPGTSACPTAKFYCRNAGHVSLFLFSSRVNDGICDCCDGSDEYDGRVKCPNACWEAGKVARDRLVKKINTYKEGVTLRIKEIEQAKIAIAKDEADLTKLQNEEKLLKGIVEELKERKEQIEKAEEKERLQKEKEENEKQKAEEALRENGKAEEEGKVENEKVEQEANSEDKPKESTDDDDKIGNIEDSFVNEDPNVDENEGEPTSKVETSDSSKTEAVPLNKEEEHEVKNKHESASPRHNDDSTVSTEIDQDAGSKVSPDEDKKAESDASETTEGLSREELGRLVASRWTGEGTENQGGAKADTDDIHEETPKDEHDEEEYDNYASDSDEDTAKYEDDRDDDVEDEPDESYEEENHDDTTSYKDDLDDEPYLPETSPSSDPSWLEKIQKTVKNVLDAVNIFKTPVNISDAAHVRKEYDESSAKLSKIQSRISSLTQKLKHDFGPEKEFYAFYDRCFEIKQNKYVYKVCPYKQASQEEGHMTTRLGRWDKFEDAYKMMVFSNGDKCWNGPDRSMKVKLRCGLKNELTDVDEPSRCEYVALLATPAVCLEDKLKELQHKLDLSNKEQPQEHDEL, encoded by the exons ATGAGATCATATTCCATTTTCATTCTCCTTTTGTTTTGCATAGCTTCATTTATTagatcatcatcttcttcagctCCCAAACACCCTTTTCTTGGAATTTCTCCTCAAG ATGAGGATTACTACAAATCATCAGATAGCATTAAATGCAAAGACGGATCCAAGAAATTCACCAAATCTCAGCTCAATGATGATTTCTGCGATTGTCCTGATGGCACCGATGAAcctg GTACATCCGCTTGCCCTACTGCAAAATTCTACTGCAGAAATGCTGGACATGTTTCACTGTTCTTGTTTTCTTCCAGAGTCAATGATGGGATATGCG ATTGTTGTGATGGGAGTGATGAGTATGATGGAAGAGTGAAGTGTCCCAATGCATGTTGGGAGGCTGGTAAAGTGGCTAGAGATAGGCTGGTGAAAAAAATCAATACTTATAAGGAGGGGGTTACATTGAGAATTAAGGAAATTGAACAGGCTAAGATAGCAATAGCTAAAGATGAAGCTGACCTAACAAAGCTTCAAAACGAGGAGAAATTGCTGAAGGGCATTGTTGAAGAGCTTAAAG AACGTAAAGAACAGATAGAGAAGGCAGAGGAGAAAGAAAGGTTGCaaaaagagaaggaagaaaatgagaaaCAAAAAGCAGAGGAAGCTTTAAGAGAAAATGGGAAAGCTGAGGAGGAAGGGAAGGtggaaaatgaaaaagttgagcaAGAAGCGAACAGTGAAGACAAACCCAAAGAAAgtactgatgatgatgataaaattGGTAACATTGAGGATTCTTTTGTAAATGAG GACCCCAATGTAGATGAGAATGAAGGCGAACCAACAAGCAAAGTTGAAACAAGTGATTCTTCCAAAACTGAAGCAGTTCCTCTTAATAAGGAAGAGGAG CATGAGGTGAAAAATAAGCATGAGTCTGCTTCACCCAGACATAATGATGATTCCACTGTTTCAACTGAAATTGATCAAGATGCTGGTAGCAAAGTATCACCTGATGAAGACAAGAAAGCA GAGAGTGACGCATCTGAAACTACAGAAGGACTGTCGAGGGAAGAGTTAGGTCGCCTTGTTGCTTCCCGTTGGACTGGAGAAGGTACTGAGAATCAAGGGGGAGCAAAAGCTGATACTGATGACATCCATGAAGAAACGCCCAAGGATGAACATGATGAAGAAGAATACGACAACTATGCTTCTGATAGTGATGAGGACACTGCAAAatatgaagatgatagagatgATGATGTAGAAGATGAACCAGATGAGAGTTATGAAGAGGAGAATCACGATGATACAACTTCGTACAAAGATGACTTAGATGATGAACCTTACTTGCCAG AAACAAGTCCCTCAAGTGATCCATCTTGGTTGGAGAAGATACAAAAGACAGTTAAGAACGTTCTCGATGCTGTTAATATATTCAAAACTCCAGTAAATATATCAG ATGCGGCTCATGTACGTAAGGAATATGATGAATCCAGTGCCAAGTTATCTAAAATACAATCAAGGATATCAAGTTTGACACAAAAGCTAAAACATGATTTTG GACCGGAGAAGGAGTTCTATGCATTCTATGATCGTTGTTTTGAGATCAAGCAGAACAA GTATGTTTACAAAGTCTGCCCATACAAACAAGCTTCTCAGGAGGAGGGCCACATGACAACCCGTTTAGG GCGTTGGGACAAATTTGAGGACGCATACAAGATGATGGTATTTTCAAATGGAGATAAGTGCTGGAATGGTCCAGATCGAAGTATGAAG GTGAAATTAAGATGCGGTTTGAAAAATGAGCTTACCGATGTTGATGAACCAAGCCGTTGCGA ATACGTTGCTTTATTGGCCACTCCAGCTGTCTGCCTGGAAGATAAGCTGAAG GAGCTGCAACATAAACTAGATTTGTCGAACAAAGAGCAGCCTCAGGAACATGATGAACTTTGA
- the LOC107926118 gene encoding uncharacterized protein codes for MEGIRSSSVLSCYYSSKTHFKLRRQPLEHCFLSLPPPPPPPRHPASRPKVRISLPSMALQVQDQQSFHKSKEMLPKIDKSGRFCSPRAARELALLIVYASCLQGSDPIRLFEKRINAAREPGYEFDKASLLQYNHMSFGGPPVTTHSVEEADELLRSDEQDSAIEAEVLSAPPKLVYSKLLLSFTRKLLVATVDKWDNHVLAIDKVVPSNWKNEPAGRILELSILHLAMSEITVLGTRHPIVINEAVDLAKRFCDGAAPRIINGCLRTFVKDLAGTSTAQTSNSKLEVPLQV; via the exons ATGGAGGGAATACGGTCTAGCAGCGTTTTAAGCTGTTACTACTCTTCTAAAACCCATTTCAAATTACGCCGTCAACCGTTGGAACATTGCTTTTTGAGCTTGCCGCCACCGCCGCCGCCGCCTCGGCACCCTGCAAGCCGCCCCAAAGTTCGAATTTCACTTCCTTCCATGGCCCTTCAGGTCCAAGACCAACAATCTTTTCATAAATCCAAAGAAATGCTGCCAAAAATAGACAAAAGTGGCCGCTTTTGCAGTCCCAGAGCCGCCCGGGAGCTTGCTTT ATTAATAGTTTATGCCTCGTGTTTGCAAGGGTCGGACCCTATTAGGCTGTTTGAGAAGCGAATTAATGCAGCCAGAG AACCTGGCTATGAATTTGACAAGGCTTCGTTATTGCAATACAACCACATGAGCTTCGGAGGGCCTCCGGTCACTACACATTCTGTTGAAGAAGCAGATGAGCTTTTACGCAGCGATGAGCAGGATTCCGCCATTG AGGCAGAAGTTCTTTCAGCTCCTCCAAAGTTGGTGTATAGCAAGCTTCTTTTGAG TTTCACAAGGAAGCTTTTGGTTGCAACTGTGGACAAATGGGACAATCATGTTCTTGCTATTGATAAAGTTGTGCCATCAAATTGGAAG AATGAGCCAGCTGGTAGGATTTTGGAGCTTAGTATTCTTCACTTAGCAATGTCAGAGATAACCGTTCTCGGAACCCGGCACCCCATCGTCATTAACGAG GCTGTTGATCTTGCGAAACGATTCTGTGATGGGGCGGCTCCACGAATAATCAACGGGTGCCTACGGACCTTTGTGAAGGATCTTGCCGGGACCAGCACGGCTCAGACCTCAAACTCAAAACTGGAAGTGCCACTTCAAGTATGA